In Thalassotalea sp. Sam97, a single window of DNA contains:
- a CDS encoding polysaccharide biosynthesis tyrosine autokinase, producing MNQENIKSNKFQTNANDNQADEIDIARYIALLLEHKVTIIVVTLLFALAGIVFAQLQTPIYKADALVQIETKASGVPGLGDMEDLFGAESKAVTEIELLKSRKVLGDAVDELRLDIITAPKYFGKLGEFYARGYRGSDFNAPLMSGLLSDTYAWGGEKIRVAQYNVEQSLLGITLEVVAGEDNEYQVYLDGTLLLSGKVNTLARSDDGQVQLLITELNAKPGTAFELTRLHRSDAITNLLNNLQVSEKGKQSGILSLTLEGPDRRMAQKTLDAIANAFLMQNVKRMSQEVEKSIAFLNSELPKIDAKQANAEEALNQFRLQNDSVDLTLETESVLEQLVEIDTKIHELAFLEVDVAQKYTKAHPRYVSLLTKKADLEQQKDTLNASIKDLPKAQQTILRMARDVEVNQQIYLALLNKVQELNVVKASTVGNINIVDYAQVGRFPIKPKKALIVVIITLLGGLLAVAYIIIKSAFNRGVTNPQAFEDVGLTVYATVPLSETQTKFIDTIKRKAKLRGKRKTDAEDEMLLAIENPADLAIEAIRSLRTSLHFAMLEAKNNVVMISGASPGVGKSFISSNLSAVIAQAGQKVLLIDADMRKGYIHKVFGVEAENGLSDYLIGNINIDQSIRSTKQPNLDFVSRGQVPPNPSELLMSKGFADFIERASADYDLVIVDTPPILAVTDAAIIGRHAGASLMLARYDLNPLKEIVVAVNRFENNGVEIKGLIFNAVEKRESDYGYYNYGYDYK from the coding sequence ATGAACCAAGAAAATATTAAATCTAATAAATTTCAAACGAATGCCAATGATAATCAGGCAGATGAAATAGATATCGCTCGTTATATTGCATTATTATTAGAGCATAAAGTAACGATTATTGTTGTAACCCTTTTATTTGCTTTGGCTGGGATAGTTTTTGCTCAATTACAAACGCCAATTTATAAAGCCGATGCGTTAGTGCAAATTGAAACTAAGGCTAGTGGTGTACCAGGCCTTGGCGATATGGAAGATCTTTTTGGTGCAGAGTCAAAAGCGGTAACCGAGATAGAATTACTAAAATCTCGCAAAGTTCTTGGTGATGCCGTAGACGAATTACGTTTAGATATCATCACAGCGCCGAAATATTTTGGTAAGTTGGGTGAATTTTACGCTCGAGGTTATCGTGGTAGTGATTTTAATGCGCCTTTAATGTCTGGCCTTTTGTCTGATACTTATGCATGGGGTGGTGAAAAAATTCGCGTCGCTCAATACAACGTTGAACAGTCACTGCTTGGCATAACGTTAGAGGTTGTTGCAGGTGAAGATAATGAATATCAGGTCTACTTAGATGGCACGTTGTTGTTATCAGGCAAAGTCAATACTCTAGCTCGTAGTGATGATGGTCAAGTGCAGTTATTAATTACAGAGTTAAATGCCAAACCAGGCACAGCCTTTGAGTTAACACGGTTACACCGAAGCGATGCGATTACAAATCTACTAAATAATTTACAAGTTTCAGAAAAAGGCAAGCAGTCTGGTATTTTAAGTTTGACACTTGAAGGACCCGACCGCCGTATGGCACAAAAAACCTTGGATGCGATAGCTAACGCGTTTTTAATGCAAAACGTGAAACGCATGAGCCAGGAAGTGGAAAAGTCGATCGCCTTTTTAAACAGCGAATTACCGAAAATTGATGCCAAGCAAGCGAACGCAGAAGAAGCGTTAAACCAATTCCGTTTGCAAAACGATTCTGTTGACTTAACTCTTGAAACAGAGTCGGTGCTTGAACAATTGGTGGAAATAGATACAAAGATCCACGAATTGGCCTTCTTAGAAGTCGATGTCGCCCAAAAATATACCAAGGCCCATCCGCGTTACGTGAGTTTGTTGACAAAAAAAGCAGACCTTGAGCAACAAAAAGACACTTTAAACGCGAGTATCAAAGACTTACCAAAAGCACAGCAAACCATTTTACGTATGGCTCGCGATGTAGAAGTAAATCAACAGATTTATTTAGCACTTTTAAATAAGGTACAAGAGCTTAACGTCGTTAAAGCGTCAACGGTGGGTAACATCAATATTGTAGACTACGCGCAAGTAGGGCGATTTCCCATTAAACCAAAAAAAGCTTTAATTGTAGTTATTATTACCTTATTAGGCGGACTTTTAGCTGTTGCTTACATTATTATTAAATCGGCTTTTAATCGAGGCGTGACTAACCCTCAAGCGTTCGAAGATGTAGGCCTGACTGTATACGCAACTGTCCCTTTATCTGAAACTCAAACCAAGTTCATTGATACAATAAAGCGCAAAGCTAAGTTGCGTGGTAAACGTAAAACAGATGCTGAAGATGAAATGTTGCTAGCTATCGAAAATCCAGCGGATTTGGCAATAGAAGCGATTAGGAGTTTACGTACCTCGTTACATTTTGCCATGTTAGAAGCAAAAAATAATGTGGTGATGATATCAGGTGCCAGCCCTGGTGTTGGTAAATCGTTTATTTCATCGAACCTTTCTGCTGTTATTGCACAGGCGGGTCAAAAAGTGTTACTTATCGATGCTGATATGCGTAAGGGCTATATTCACAAAGTATTTGGTGTAGAGGCTGAGAATGGTCTTTCCGACTACTTGATTGGTAATATCAATATTGACCAGAGTATTCGCTCGACTAAGCAACCAAATCTTGATTTTGTTAGCCGTGGTCAAGTGCCACCTAACCCAAGTGAATTATTAATGAGTAAAGGCTTCGCGGACTTTATTGAGAGAGCATCAGCCGACTACGATCTAGTTATTGTTGATACGCCACCCATTTTAGCGGTAACAGATGCAGCCATTATCGGCCGGCATGCAGGCGCTTCATTAATGCTAGCGCGCTATGATTTGAACCCATTAAAAGAAATCGTTGTAGCGGTAAATCGCTTTGAAAACAACGGCGTTGAGATTAAAGGTTTAATTTTTAATGCAGTGGAAAAGCGAGAGAGTGATTACGGTTATTACAACTATGGGTATGATTATAAATAA